In one window of Henckelia pumila isolate YLH828 chromosome 1, ASM3356847v2, whole genome shotgun sequence DNA:
- the LOC140871061 gene encoding CST complex subunit STN1-like gives MDVKLLALYFLALTPCPTGLSRRGMPVLHVESLGIVVTREHKPGKFLKFTIDDGTGCIPCVLWLNQLVSPYFSRRDPSVVRFNADMAAKLASQIHLGAVARVRGKVKAYRGTLQITVSHVVLEADPNAQVLHWLDCVRLGRNCYDKFPNNRDKGKKSC, from the coding sequence ATGGACGTCAAATTGTTGGCTTTGTATTTCCTTGCTCTTACGCCCTGCCCCACAGGCCTATCCCGAAGAGGCATGCCTGTTTTACATGTCGAGTCTCTGGGAATCGTGGTGACCCGGGAGCACAAACCAGGGAAGTTCCTGAAATTCACCATCGATGATGGCACTGGTTGCATCCCCTGTGTCCTCTGGCTCAATCAACTCGTCTCTCCTTACTTCTCCAGGCGCGATCCATCAGTTGTTCGATTTAATGCCGATATGGCAGCCAAACTTGCCTCGCAGATTCACCTGGGTGCTGTCGCAAGGGTCCGCGGGAAAGTGAAGGCCTACAGGGGCACGCTCCAAATAACGGTTTCCCATGTTGTTTTGGAAGCAGACCCGAATGCACAAGTGCTGCACTGGTTGGATTGTGTGAGGTTGGGGAGGAATTGTTACGACAAGTTTCCCAACAACAGAGACAAGGGTAA